GATCACGGGAGCAGGGttggggggcaggagcgggggatGGCAGCACCTGGCCCCACTGGTTCTGCCTGCCCAGGTGCCCCGGCTGCCTCTGGGGCGGCACTGGCAGGGCACCCATGGGTGTGGgcagccatgccctgggcacAGGACGCCGCCAGCCGGGCCATGGCCTGGTGCCCTCCCCACCACGCCGGGGCTTCAGCACCTCCAGACCACGGCCTGGTCCACATGACATCACCAGCCTGGACCACGTGTCACCCGTGTCGCCTGGGTGGCTCTGTCCCCACGGTCCCCTCGTGTCCCAGCAGACAGGGTGGCGGGGCCAAGCGCCTCGGCTGGCAGGAGGTTCCCCCCGCGGCACCTCCGCGGTGCCCTggccgccctgcgccgcccgccggctcccgccccggggcagcgtttGGAGCGGGTCGCGGGCAGGGcccagcgcccggccgccggggtcctcggggggcaggacgcctgggccccggggggggggggtgcggttGCACCAGGGTCACAGCTCGCCCCATGCCAGGCCGGGGACGCGCTGCCGCCACCACCCCCCGCTCCGGCGCAGCAGAGAGCAGGGTGCTGGCTCCCCCGCGGGCGGGTGCCCACCCCACCCTCCCCACGCTGTCCCACgccaccccacatccccccacgccgccccacaCCATCCCATACAATCCCACGTCACCCCACGCTGCCCCACGCTGTCCCACgccaccccacatccccccaaGCTGCCCCACACTGTCCCACAACATCCCACGCCGCCCCCACACCGCCCCACGCCGCCTCACGCCATCCCACACTGTCCCACACTATCCCACACCATCCCACACCGTCCCACACCATCCCACGTCGCCCCACATCGTCCCACGCTGCCCCACGCCATcccacactgccccacactgccccatgcCGCCCCCACACCGTCCCACGCTGCCCCACACTGTCCCACACCGTCCCACAccgtcccaccccaccccccacaccccacacgcCCCCcacggggcccggcgcgggggagTCCCGAGGCGGAGGCGCCGGCCGCCCACGGGCTCAGGCCGGCCGGGCACCCGGCGTCGCGGTCCAGACACGTCACCCTGGGCAGATGGCAACCTTTACTGGGGACCGCTGCGTGGGGAGCACCCACCGCCCGCAGGCAGCCCAGCCCCGGTCGTGGCCCCGGCGGGTCCCGGCTGGGCGCCCACGCCAGCCCTCGGCCAGGCCCGGAGCCCCGTGGGGTGCCCCTGCCCCGGGCCCCAGCGCCCGGGGTGGCCCTTAGCGGGGGACGGGGACCTTGGCCCTCCCCGCTCCATTCCAGTGGGCACCGTAATCCGCCCCGGGTCTTGGCGGCAGCCGCAGGGACCGCCGCTGGCACGCTGCACCCGCGGCCCGCAGCAGCAAAACCCGGCCTGGATCCGCCCTGGCGGGCTGGGGCGAGGGCGAGCCCGGAGCAGCGGGCGGCACCGGGCAGGCGCAGCGCGCAGCGGGCGGCGGCTGCCGCGGACCCCGGGgacccccgcgccgggcagggcgCCGGGCAGGGCCTCACAGCGACGTGGCTTTGTTCTTCTCATCCTCCGCCTGCCTCACCGCGGCGTTTTCGTAGGTGGCCGCCTCAAACCTGCCGGAGACGGACGGAGTCACTGGCAGGGCAGCgacccccgggcgcccccagcggcTCTGCCGGGCCCCGTCCCCGCGTGGCCGTGGGCGCCCGGGGCAAACACGCGGCCCCGCGTCCGGCCGTGCTGGGCCCCGCGTCCTGCCCGGGGACGATGGGGCAGGAGGcgcagagcggggccggggggatgCGTTGGCCGGAGGGCGCGGCGTCCCCACAGCCCGGGACACGGTACCTGCGAATTGCCTCGATTTCTCGGGACTCGTCACTCTTCCTGCAAGGAGAGAAGGGGGGGTGAGCGGTGCTTGGGGacagccctgtcccctccccgcgcccccccccccccgctgccacgCGCCCCCGAAACGGCCCAGCACCGGCTGCCGAGGCCGGGGCGGGATGCGGGCGAGGGCCACCCCGCGCACAACCCACCTGCGTGTCCTGATCCGCCAGAGCCGGTGGGCAAGCAGGAGCACGAAGACGACGAAGAGGAAGATGACGACGGCTGTGAGGCCGATGAGCCAGGGCTGCCACTCCTTGGAGCTGGTGGCTGCAAGGCAGGGGGACGGGGATGGGTTCGGGGTCCCATCCTGCAGGGGACGGGACCCCTCCAACCTGGGGACACGGGGTCCAGGACGTTAGGGACACTGGGGGACATTGGCAGCCacccactgggggggggggtctggcatGCTGTGGGGCATCGGGTTCTCCCAAATCTTGCTGATCTGAGCCCAAAATGGTTGCTCCAGCGCTGCCCCTGGGCATCGCCTGGTGACGCGCACCTGCCGGCAGGGAGggtgccccccagcccagcctgtTGGTCAGGCACTGGGACAGGTGGGTCCTACCGGGGGCGTCCTGGCTGCTGTGCCCGCTGCGAGGGCTGCGCCACCCCTCTCAGAGCACCCTGGGGCACAGGTGCACAGGGGCGTCCCAGGGCACCTACCTTCTTGTCCCTGCACGGTGGCAGCGAGgatgagcaggagcaggagcgagCAGGGCAGTGGGGCCGCCAGCTTCAGCATTTTCGGGCTGTGCGAGGCGAGGGCAGGCAGACGGACAGACGGACCGGGCACGGCTGGACCCTGGACCCCGAAGTGGGCTTGTCTCCGACGCTGCTGCGAGTCCCAGCGCCTGCTCTGCGTCGCAGGGCCAACGGGCGCTTTTATTGGGCTCAAGAGGGCAAGTGCCACCAACTGCCATGGCAACGGGGTTTCTTTAACTCGTGGGAGGTGGCATCTCACCCCTGCTGGGCTCCACCACCAGCACCCTTGGGACACCCTTGGGGCACCCTGCTGGGGACCATGGGGCATGGCAGGGAGCCCCAGGCTGGGGTGGGTCCTCTGGGGCAAGCCCCAGGCACCCAGCACCTGCCCCCCGGGCACCTGCCCCAATGTGCTGACGAGGTGCAGGGTCCTGACTGCAGTGGGGAGGGGAAGCACTGGAATAGAGAGGCTTGAAAGGATGGGAGAGACTTGGTGTACTGGGAGAAGAGGATGGATGGTGGTCATGTGTCCACCCCAGGCAGCGGAACATGGCCACCAGGAGATGCCCACATGCCAGCTCACAGTGCTGCTTGGGAGCAGCCTGGTTTGGGGTCAGAGTATAAAGATTTGgggcttctctttctttctcctttagaaACACAGCTTTTTGTCCTAAAGCCCAGGAGGGCAGGATTTGCTCCTGGGGGGCTCAGGTCTCTTCTGGGGCTCAGCGTCAGCTTGCAGGCACTCAGCCCTGGTATTGGGGAAGCTCTTGGCCCATGGGGCCTGCCACCATCTCTAGTGGGCGATAGGTGGGTGGACAggtggatggacagatggacaaatagatggatggatggatgatggCCAAATGGGTGGGTAGACAGACGGACGAatggatgggtgggtggatggatgggtgggtgggtggctgggtagatggatggatggacagatggatagGTAGATTGGATGGGTGGACAGATGGATgggcagatggatggatggatgaggggggatggagggatggatagATGTATGGACAGATGGGTAGACAGGTGAACAGATGGATAGAGGGATGGACAGATAGATGAGGGAATCTCCATCCTGCCTGGTGCCCCTGTCCTattccctcccctctgccccatgTTGGCATGGGACCTGGTAGAGCAATGGGGCTCCAGCAGGTCCGAGGCAGTATCCCGTCCTCACGGACACGGCCCCTGCCCTACCAGGCCCTGGGGAAGGGGCACCATGCTGGGACAGGGGCCATTCCCAGGGTGGGCAATGCTGGGGCACccactgctgcccccccccccaccaacgccAGCTGCCGGGGGCAGGTGGACAGTGGGGCTGAGGTGGGGCGGGGCACCCTGGAGCCATGGGCACCCACGGCTGCCCCACTGGGGCAAACGAGGGGTTGCCCAGTTTGAACCCCAGTGCCAGCGGGAGCCCCCTGCCAGAGCTCACCCAGTGGATGCCTCTGCCCATCACATGCCCAGGGAGTGGCAGGCACCCATAAAGAGCTAAATATTAATAATGTTATCGCAAGACCTTGGCAGAGCGACTGGGGTGGCAAGCAGCTCCGCTCTGCCAGACAGGGACagccgctgctgctggggctgtgtCCCCTGCGCTCACCGCAGCCTCTACGGGGcgcagggggaaactgaggcaccatgTGGCATGGAGCTGCCTGGCCTGGCAGGGGGGAAGCCAGTGCTGCAGCACTGCCAGGGCCTCAGGAGCCCCAAGGCTGGAGTCTGGACTTgggcagggctgctgtgcccGCAGCGATGGGGCCCACAGAGGGGAGCCCGGGGTCCCCACCGGAGCCCCTGCCCTGGTTTAAGGCAGATGAGAGAGGTCCATATGAAGCAGCCCCAAACATggttgcccccccccccgaccccagcCCTAAAGGGGTTTGTGGCAGctttgccccccctcccccccccagctggCTTTGGGAGCATCCATGGGTGCGACTGAGCTCTGCCCTATCTGCAGGGGGCACAGCTCAGCAGTGTCCAGGGCATGGATCAGGCAcggtgcagcagcagccagggccagcgctgacacagagagagagcacgcatatgtgtgtgtgcatttgtttGTGTGCCTGCCTGCTGGTGTGTATCTGTACATCTCGCTGTGTCGATGTGTGTCTGTACACGTGTGCGTCTGTGTTGGTGTGCACACACATCTGCACATGCGTGCGTGCATCTGTGCTTGTATCTGTGCGGGTGACAGTGCCCAACTGCATGTCCCTGTGTGTCGCTGCATGTGGCTATGCAAGTCTGTGTTCACGTGTGCATCTGTGTTTCCATGCATTTCCATGTGCATGCCTGTGTCTACACACGCATGTGGGCATGCATGTTTAGTGTGTATGCTTGTGTGTTTCCATGCATGCCTGTGTATATGTCCCTTCCATGTGTGTTAATACACATAAGCAACCGGTCATACGTGCGCATGTTCACGTGTGTCGCTGTGCTCGTGCGCATGCCCATTAGTCTGTACCTGAGCCCTTGCGCCTTGTGCCTCTGCAGGTGGTTGCGTGTGCATGCCTGTGTCTGCCcgtgctgctgcacagccatgCACGCCTGCCCACTTGCGTGTGACAGGACACTAGACCTCTCCAGCGATGCTGGTGCCCATTGAGCCACGGCACATCCAGGGACCGCatcctgcagggagcaggggctccGCAGGCCTGAGCAAACCCCACAGCTGGCCCGGCTCTGTGCTGCGAGTGTGGCTTTCCCTGGCACAGGCTGAGAGGTGGCACGGTCCCAACCACCACCACGTGCACGCACTTGTCACATAGGGGACAACAACCTGGGCTCAGCTGGACTGCTTTATTGAGGGGGGCAGCTTGGTACAAGCCCCGAGGAAAGGGACGGGCTGTGCCAAGGACTGCACTGCCCTGGCACCGCCTGCGGGTGCACGGGGCTGCCGGTGCTGGTGCAGCCTTCCCCCGCTCTTACCCATCATGCAGGGTGAGCAGGCGGGCAGTTTCCCATGCTCGGGCCGGGGTGCAGCAGCAGGGTGAGTGGACAGGCGCGTGGACACCGGGTGCTGCATCACGTGAGTCTGATGGCTCCCAGGTCCCAAACTGCCGGCTGGACGCGGGACACCGGGGGCGCGTGTCCCTGAGCCGGGCCCCGCTCTGACTGCCAGACACCGCTGCCAGCACAGACTCGCAGCAAGCGGCCTCGGGTTTCTGCAGGTCCCAGCGGTCATGGGGCGTCCCCGAGCCCTAGAAGAGCCTCTTCTTGCGGGAGTCCGCAAAGGAGATAGAGTTACGCGGCGTGGCCGAGGGCAGCACCGGGGGCATTTCCATGCCTGGCAGGGCTCCAGTGCCTTCGCCCCCCTGCTCCTCCACTGCCACGGCCCCGTCCTCCTCCGGCCACTCTACATCCAGGACGTTCCCTTCAGCCAtcactgccttctcctcctccggcTTGGGTCCAAAAGCCCAGTCTGCAAGAGCAGAGACGGAGCCATAAGCCGGCTGGGCACTGGGATTTCCTGCCCAAATGCCCCGGCCACCGGGCTGCCTCTATGGCAAGGAgcccccttcctgcaagctgccagctcccccacgcTGGCACCAGGGCAGCAAGTGCCCAGGGGCTGAGACTGCCTGGGAAACAACCACCCACAACCCAACCATGCAGAAACAGATCTTTTCTGCAATAATTCTGATGGAAAAATCACCTACAAGCTATGCTCTACCTCCCCGTCCTGCTTGCCTGTCTCCATCGCCTCACAGCATGTCTGGGACAGGCCGTGAAAGGCTCCATGTTTGGGgaaaccccaccaccaccaccactactcaGTCCCATAAGGAGCCAGAAAGCTCCACCCTGCTCCGGCCCCACATCCTAGGAAGTCCCGGCCCTCCGTGCACTCACCAGCGAAGTCGTGCACCAGATCCTTGATGAGGTGCCCCACGATGGCATATGCCACCACCAGCACAAGGACAGCCGCCATCACCAGGTAGAGGACATAGCGGGGCAGCCGGATGCTGTCCAGGGCTGGGGGCTTGTAGTCGACGTACAGCACCCCGTCCTCTTCAGGGGGGGACTGCAGTAGGTGCCGTGGCCCCAGGGCTCCCTCCATACCAGGGAGCAGGGTCCCATTGCCCGCCACGGTGCCCCCTGCAAGGGCCATTGCCAGCTGCCCCCACACCCCAGCCCAGAGCCACCGATGCCTCCGCCGTGCCGGGGGTCACAGGGAAGAAGTGGCATTGGGGTCCCAGGGGTTCCTCTGTGCCCGCAGGAAGAGAGCCGCTGCCTCACACTACCAGCACGGCCGGCCAGGTCGCCATGCCCGATGGCAGGGTGACTCCCTGCTCCGTGCGATGGGGAGCCGCTCGCCGGCCTCCCTCCACTGCAAAAGGACAGAGCAGCCGAAGGAAAGAGCTTAGCGCCTGTTAATCCGGGCACAGCCCAGGCAGGCTCAGCCTGGGGGGTGGTGAGCGCTCGCTTGGGGGATGGCTTGGGGCCCCTAAAATCCACCCCGGGGCAGTGCTGCAGGCATCTCTGTCCCCCTCCAAGCCGGGAAATAGCAGTGGCCAGAGGGCCCCCAAGGGCAGGGACGGGGAGGGATGCCTGGAGCCCTGCTGAAGGTGGCGCACAGGCATGCTCCCCCCAAGCCTAGCTAAATCCTTCACCAGTTCCTGAATCCCCAGAGCAGATGGTGTGAAATCCAGGCAGTGACACCCTGCCATCCACTCTGAAGGACACCAATCGCCCTCTGATCTGGGGCCGGGGATCCCACAGGTCAAAGGGACGGGCGCTGTGGTCCTGGGATAGGGTGCTTCTTGCAGAGCCCACTGTATTGCATG
This sequence is a window from Struthio camelus isolate bStrCam1 chromosome 26, bStrCam1.hap1, whole genome shotgun sequence. Protein-coding genes within it:
- the SMIM24 gene encoding small integral membrane protein 24 is translated as MLKLAAPLPCSLLLLLILAATVQGQEATSSKEWQPWLIGLTAVVIFLFVVFVLLLAHRLWRIRTRRKSDESREIEAIRRFEAATYENAAVRQAEDEKNKATSL
- the SMIM44 gene encoding small integral membrane protein 44, which encodes MALAGGTVAGNGTLLPGMEGALGPRHLLQSPPEEDGVLYVDYKPPALDSIRLPRYVLYLVMAAVLVLVVAYAIVGHLIKDLVHDFADWAFGPKPEEEKAVMAEGNVLDVEWPEEDGAVAVEEQGGEGTGALPGMEMPPVLPSATPRNSISFADSRKKRLF